A genomic region of Rhodococcus pyridinivorans contains the following coding sequences:
- a CDS encoding response regulator transcription factor, whose protein sequence is MTAVLLAEDDDAIAAPLSRALGREGYDVTVEDNGPAALEQALSGRFELLILDLGLPGMDGLEVCRQIRASRSDLAVLMLTARTDEVDFVVGLDAGADDYVGKPFRLAELMARVRALLRRRGGPENDDIVDVAGIRLERAARRVLVDGSEVTLANKEYELLRVLLEHAGQVVSRDAILEEVWGDADLRGSKTLDMHMSWLRRKIGDEGPAGERRIATVRGVGFRLNTD, encoded by the coding sequence GTGACTGCCGTTCTACTCGCCGAAGACGACGACGCAATCGCTGCACCGCTGTCCCGCGCACTGGGACGCGAAGGGTACGACGTGACCGTCGAGGACAACGGTCCGGCCGCGCTCGAACAGGCACTGTCGGGCAGGTTCGAACTGCTCATCCTCGACCTCGGTCTACCTGGGATGGACGGACTCGAAGTGTGTCGCCAGATCCGGGCGAGCCGCTCCGATCTGGCCGTGCTCATGCTCACCGCCCGCACCGACGAGGTCGACTTCGTCGTCGGTCTCGATGCCGGCGCCGACGACTACGTCGGCAAACCGTTCCGTCTCGCTGAGCTCATGGCGCGTGTGCGCGCGCTGTTGCGCCGGCGCGGCGGCCCGGAGAACGACGACATCGTGGACGTCGCCGGGATCCGGCTCGAACGTGCCGCGCGCCGTGTCCTCGTGGACGGCTCCGAGGTGACGCTCGCCAACAAGGAGTACGAGCTCCTGCGTGTGCTGCTCGAGCACGCGGGGCAGGTCGTCTCCCGCGACGCGATCCTCGAGGAGGTGTGGGGCGACGCCGACCTGCGCGGTTCGAAGACGCTCGACATGCACATGTCGTGGTTGCGCCGCAAGATCGGCGACGAGGGGCCGGCCGGGGAACGTCGCATCGCCACGGTGCGCGGTGTCGGTTTCCGGCTGAACACCGACTAG
- a CDS encoding sensor histidine kinase: MRSRILNAVLATVLLVALLLGIPLAYTAFLFVEDTARRDLQNRLERMADEIIAQEGTDGFVVGGLDTSSLRLLVPTDGRAVVVYPTPENVAARLDIGTPVLGASIVESLSMGTSGSLLIEVPSESMRTLQQQVLAAVSLLVLLSVAAGALVAVATARRLADPLRDVANRAARLAEGDFRPVARRHGIPELDRVSDVLDSAAVEISHRLQREHALVGDVSHQLRSRMTAIRLRLDELSTHEDPAVVEEAEAAMAQVDRLTTAIDGLVRQSRDSSADQRTDVSVVGELTGVVADWRGPYEEAGRELVLRGDPSLRAAVTGSRLREAVAVLVDNALVHGGGTCTVSVRQVATRGDVTVCVEVADEGEGVSDEVAPYVFDRGFSGGGSTGVGLALARALAEADGGRLELQRRRPALFALFLGAPRDRDTCTPTGTREPR, from the coding sequence GTGCGCAGCCGCATCCTCAACGCCGTCCTGGCGACCGTCCTGCTCGTCGCGCTGTTGCTCGGCATTCCGCTGGCCTACACGGCGTTCCTGTTCGTCGAGGACACCGCCCGCCGCGACCTGCAGAACCGGCTCGAACGCATGGCCGACGAGATCATCGCCCAGGAGGGCACCGACGGATTCGTCGTCGGTGGTCTCGACACGAGTTCCCTGCGTCTGCTCGTCCCCACCGACGGGCGGGCTGTCGTGGTCTACCCGACACCCGAGAACGTCGCGGCGCGGCTGGACATCGGCACGCCGGTGCTCGGGGCGTCGATCGTCGAGTCGTTGTCGATGGGGACGTCCGGCTCGCTGCTCATCGAGGTGCCCTCGGAGAGCATGCGAACTCTGCAGCAGCAGGTGCTCGCCGCGGTGAGCCTGCTGGTGCTGCTGTCCGTCGCGGCCGGGGCGCTGGTCGCGGTGGCGACCGCCCGAAGACTCGCCGACCCGCTGCGCGACGTGGCGAACCGCGCGGCCCGTCTCGCCGAGGGCGACTTCCGCCCGGTGGCCCGGCGGCACGGTATCCCCGAACTCGATCGCGTCTCCGACGTGCTGGATTCGGCCGCCGTCGAGATTTCGCACCGCCTGCAGCGCGAGCACGCGCTCGTCGGCGACGTCTCGCATCAGCTCCGCTCCCGGATGACCGCGATCCGGCTGCGGCTCGACGAGTTGTCCACCCACGAGGATCCTGCCGTGGTGGAGGAGGCCGAGGCGGCCATGGCACAGGTGGACCGGCTGACCACCGCGATCGACGGTCTCGTGCGCCAGTCCCGCGACAGCAGTGCCGACCAGCGCACCGACGTCTCGGTGGTCGGCGAACTCACCGGTGTCGTCGCCGACTGGCGCGGTCCCTACGAGGAGGCGGGACGGGAGCTGGTGTTGCGCGGCGATCCGTCGTTGCGGGCGGCGGTGACCGGTTCGCGGTTGCGTGAGGCGGTGGCGGTGCTGGTCGACAACGCGCTCGTGCACGGAGGAGGCACGTGCACGGTCTCGGTGCGGCAGGTCGCGACCCGCGGCGACGTCACGGTGTGTGTCGAGGTGGCCGACGAGGGAGAGGGTGTCAGCGACGAGGTCGCGCCGTACGTCTTCGACCGCGGCTTCTCCGGGGGCGGGTCGACCGGGGTGGGACTGGCGCTCGCACGTGCCCTCGCGGAGGCCGACGGCGGTCGCCTCGAACTGCAGCGACGCCGGCCGGCACTGTTTGCGCTGTTCCTCGGCGCGCCCCGCGATCGGGACACCTGTACGCCGACCGGCACGCGCGAACCCCGCTAG
- a CDS encoding GtrA family protein codes for MTIVDEALSRVPQPFRGLLLRHRELIKFAIVGGTTFVIDSAIFYTLKLTVLSEKPVTAKIIAGVVAVICSYILNREWSFRNRGGRERAHEAFLFFFVSGIGVVLSFIPLWISSYVFDLRVPEVSLATENIADFVSAYIIGNLLQMIFRFYCFKKFVFPEEMVPDAPWASPASSSTAPDGKKV; via the coding sequence GTGACAATCGTCGATGAAGCGTTGAGCAGAGTTCCCCAGCCTTTCCGGGGGCTGTTGCTCCGGCATCGCGAATTGATCAAATTCGCCATCGTCGGCGGCACCACCTTCGTGATCGACTCGGCGATCTTCTACACGCTCAAGCTCACAGTTCTGTCCGAGAAGCCGGTGACCGCCAAGATCATCGCCGGTGTCGTCGCGGTGATCTGCTCGTACATCCTCAACCGCGAATGGTCCTTCCGTAATCGCGGCGGTCGCGAGCGCGCCCACGAGGCGTTCCTGTTCTTCTTCGTCAGCGGTATCGGCGTCGTGCTCTCGTTCATCCCGCTATGGATCTCGAGTTACGTCTTCGACCTGCGCGTACCCGAGGTGAGCCTCGCGACGGAGAACATCGCCGACTTCGTCAGCGCGTACATCATCGGCAACCTGCTGCAGATGATCTTCCGCTTCTACTGCTTCAAGAAGTTCGTCTTTCCGGAGGAGATGGTCCCGGACGCCCCCTGGGCGAGCCCAGCGAGCAGCTCGACCGCTCCTGACGGGAAGAAGGTCTAG
- a CDS encoding 5-(carboxyamino)imidazole ribonucleotide synthase: MTGRPESSPRSDTPRTLTTGMPVVTMIGGGQLARMTHQAAIALGQTLRVLAGSADEPAAQVSPNVVLGSHDDLDALRRAATGAHALTFDHEGVPAEHLEVLQREGVAVLPPPQALIYAQDKIAMRKRLGELGAPMPKFAEITSVEDARAALDALGDPYVLKAARGGYDGRGVWILDDHAELERVVADQLAAGVPLLAEEKVEWTRELSAMVARSPFGQGASWPVVETVQRDGQCAVVIAPAPNLPEDVATAAEQLALRIAGELGVVGVMAVELFETRSGELIVNELAMRPHNSGHWGMDGARTGQFEQHLRAVLDYPLGDTNPIAPVTVMANVLGAPEAPAMSMDERLHHLFARMPDVHVHLYGKGERKDRKIGHVNVLGAPSGSIDDPEYLAAVRERAERAAHWLSHAVWTDGWNEHTGEIGE, from the coding sequence GTGACAGGCAGACCTGAATCGTCCCCCAGATCCGATACGCCCCGCACCCTGACGACGGGCATGCCGGTCGTCACGATGATCGGTGGTGGACAGCTCGCGCGGATGACCCATCAGGCGGCGATCGCGCTCGGCCAGACGCTCCGCGTCCTCGCCGGGAGCGCCGACGAACCCGCCGCGCAGGTCAGCCCGAATGTGGTGCTCGGCAGCCATGACGACCTCGACGCCCTCCGCCGCGCCGCGACCGGCGCGCACGCGCTGACCTTCGATCACGAGGGTGTCCCGGCCGAACATCTCGAGGTCCTGCAGCGCGAAGGCGTCGCGGTGCTGCCGCCCCCGCAGGCCCTGATCTACGCCCAGGACAAGATCGCGATGCGCAAGCGGCTCGGTGAGCTCGGCGCACCGATGCCGAAGTTCGCGGAGATCACCTCCGTCGAGGATGCCCGCGCCGCCCTCGACGCGCTCGGCGATCCGTACGTGCTCAAGGCCGCACGCGGTGGCTACGACGGCCGTGGCGTGTGGATTCTCGACGACCACGCCGAACTCGAGCGGGTCGTCGCCGATCAGCTCGCTGCCGGTGTCCCGCTCCTCGCCGAGGAGAAGGTCGAGTGGACGCGCGAGCTGTCGGCGATGGTCGCGCGGTCCCCGTTCGGCCAGGGCGCGTCGTGGCCGGTCGTCGAGACCGTCCAGCGCGACGGCCAGTGCGCCGTCGTCATCGCACCCGCCCCGAACCTGCCCGAGGACGTCGCCACCGCCGCCGAGCAGCTCGCGCTGCGCATCGCCGGTGAGCTCGGCGTCGTCGGTGTCATGGCGGTCGAGCTGTTCGAGACGCGCTCCGGTGAGCTGATCGTCAACGAACTGGCGATGCGTCCGCACAACTCCGGTCACTGGGGCATGGACGGTGCCCGCACCGGCCAGTTCGAACAGCACCTGCGCGCCGTGCTCGACTACCCGCTCGGCGACACGAACCCGATCGCGCCGGTGACGGTGATGGCGAACGTGCTCGGCGCGCCCGAGGCGCCGGCGATGAGCATGGACGAGCGACTGCACCACCTGTTCGCCCGGATGCCCGACGTGCACGTGCACCTCTACGGCAAGGGTGAGCGCAAGGACCGCAAGATCGGCCACGTCAACGTGCTCGGCGCGCCGTCCGGGTCGATCGACGATCCCGAGTACCTCGCCGCCGTGCGCGAACGCGCGGAACGCGCGGCGCACTGGCTCTCGCACGCGGTGTGGACCGACGGTTGGAACGAACACACGGGAGAAATCGGTGAGTGA
- the purE gene encoding 5-(carboxyamino)imidazole ribonucleotide mutase: protein MSDVAQGARVGLIMGSDSDWPTMQAAAEALVEFGIRFEVGVVSAHRTPQRMLDYAKDAAGRGIKVIIAGAGGAAHLPGMVASATPLPVIGVPVPLKYLDGMDSLLSIVQMPAGVPVATVSIGGARNAGLLAARILGASDPALREQMEKFQAGLEQMVLEKDEALRQKLLG from the coding sequence GTGAGTGACGTGGCACAGGGTGCACGGGTCGGCCTGATCATGGGCAGCGATTCGGACTGGCCGACCATGCAGGCCGCGGCCGAGGCGCTGGTCGAGTTCGGGATCCGCTTCGAGGTGGGTGTCGTCTCGGCGCACCGCACGCCGCAGCGGATGCTCGACTACGCCAAGGACGCCGCCGGCCGCGGGATCAAGGTCATCATCGCGGGCGCCGGCGGCGCCGCCCACCTACCCGGCATGGTCGCCTCGGCGACCCCGCTGCCGGTGATCGGCGTTCCGGTGCCGCTGAAGTACCTCGACGGTATGGACTCGCTCCTGTCGATCGTGCAGATGCCCGCCGGTGTCCCCGTCGCCACCGTCTCGATCGGCGGCGCCCGCAACGCGGGTCTGCTCGCCGCGCGCATCCTCGGTGCCTCCGATCCGGCGCTGCGCGAGCAGATGGAGAAGTTCCAGGCGGGTCTCGAGCAGATGGTGCTCGAGAAGGACGAGGCGCTGCGGCAGAAGCTGCTCGGCTGA
- a CDS encoding sensor histidine kinase, whose product MQTTPLLERWNRWARGHTGVIDGALAAVLALFGVALHVADARSVAGLFVTLALTLPLAWRRTRPVVAGSLVALAAYAHLLVLPEVLPIAAIAVPIAVYALAAYAPRWAANTALPVAVVGGALAGVLYFGYDGRTALEAFVTATFVAVFLAGVWAFGRVRGLRLREMDSLTERNRLLELERLKEAELAATQERTRIAREMHDIVAHSLTAIIAQADGGRYAAATNPEAAAGALTTIAETGRRALTDMRGLLSVLREDTPREFTTTPGVGDVPALVEQMRTSGLEVEFSVDGQSREVPEGLGLSVYRIVQESLTNVLKHAGPRARTHVRLDWRPDTLVVEIVDDGRGAAALVEARPGGQGLTGIEERARLHGGRAAAGPRDGGGYRVRAELPAPAVSPLGWRP is encoded by the coding sequence GTGCAGACGACCCCGCTGCTCGAACGCTGGAACCGGTGGGCCCGCGGGCACACCGGAGTGATCGACGGGGCGTTGGCCGCGGTGCTCGCCCTGTTCGGGGTCGCCCTGCACGTGGCGGACGCGCGATCGGTGGCGGGTCTGTTCGTCACCCTCGCGCTCACGCTGCCGCTGGCCTGGCGCAGGACCCGCCCGGTGGTGGCGGGTTCGCTCGTCGCGCTCGCCGCCTACGCGCACCTGCTCGTCCTGCCGGAGGTCCTGCCGATCGCGGCGATCGCGGTGCCGATCGCGGTGTACGCGCTCGCCGCCTACGCTCCGCGGTGGGCCGCCAACACCGCGCTGCCCGTCGCGGTGGTTGGGGGCGCACTCGCCGGAGTGCTCTATTTCGGCTACGACGGCCGCACCGCGCTCGAAGCGTTCGTGACGGCCACCTTCGTCGCGGTCTTCCTCGCTGGTGTGTGGGCGTTCGGCCGGGTCCGCGGGTTGCGTTTGCGCGAGATGGATTCGCTCACCGAGCGCAACCGGTTGCTCGAACTCGAACGCCTCAAGGAGGCCGAACTGGCCGCCACCCAGGAGCGCACCCGCATCGCCCGGGAGATGCACGACATCGTCGCGCACTCGCTCACGGCGATCATCGCGCAGGCCGACGGTGGTCGCTACGCCGCCGCGACGAACCCGGAGGCGGCCGCAGGGGCGTTGACCACCATCGCCGAGACCGGGCGTCGCGCGTTGACCGACATGCGCGGGTTGCTGTCGGTGCTCCGTGAGGACACGCCGCGCGAGTTCACCACCACACCAGGCGTCGGCGACGTGCCGGCGCTCGTCGAGCAGATGCGCACGAGCGGGCTCGAGGTCGAGTTCTCGGTCGACGGGCAGAGCCGCGAGGTGCCCGAGGGACTGGGGCTGTCGGTTTACCGGATCGTGCAGGAATCGCTCACCAATGTCCTCAAGCACGCGGGTCCCCGCGCCCGCACCCACGTCCGTCTCGACTGGCGGCCCGACACGCTCGTCGTCGAGATCGTCGACGACGGCAGGGGAGCGGCGGCGCTCGTCGAGGCCCGCCCGGGTGGGCAGGGGCTGACCGGTATCGAGGAGCGGGCCCGGCTGCACGGCGGTCGCGCGGCGGCCGGTCCGAGGGACGGTGGCGGCTACCGGGTCCGTGCCGAACTGCCCGCACCGGCGGTCTCCCCCCTAGGGTGGCGTCCGTGA
- a CDS encoding response regulator transcription factor — protein sequence MASVTEPARDTRSDTTIRIGLVDDQQLVRAGFRMVLESQPDIEVVVEASDGEAAVAELERVRADVVLMDVQMPRVDGISATRSLLRSADAPKVVVLTTFDNDDYIVQAIAAGASGFLLKDAPPEDLLAAVRTVHRGDAVMAPRATRSLLHHVSPLLDGAERRAVPVAVPEDLTPRELEVLVAMAHGLTNGEIAERFVLSETTVKTHVGRVLAKTGSRDRVQAVLFAFRAGLVHPDDLLGSGE from the coding sequence GTGGCGTCCGTGACCGAACCCGCCCGCGACACCCGATCCGACACGACCATCCGTATCGGGCTCGTCGACGACCAGCAACTCGTGCGCGCCGGTTTCCGCATGGTGCTCGAATCGCAGCCGGACATCGAGGTCGTCGTCGAGGCGTCCGACGGCGAGGCCGCCGTCGCCGAACTCGAACGGGTCCGCGCCGACGTCGTGCTGATGGACGTGCAGATGCCGCGGGTCGACGGGATCTCGGCGACGCGGTCGTTGCTGCGCTCGGCCGACGCGCCGAAGGTCGTGGTGCTCACAACCTTCGACAACGACGACTACATCGTCCAGGCGATCGCCGCCGGTGCGAGCGGCTTCCTGCTCAAGGACGCGCCGCCCGAGGACCTGCTGGCCGCGGTACGGACGGTGCACCGCGGTGACGCCGTGATGGCCCCGCGCGCCACCCGCTCACTGCTGCACCATGTCTCGCCGTTGCTCGACGGTGCGGAGCGGCGCGCGGTGCCGGTCGCGGTGCCCGAGGATCTGACTCCACGCGAACTCGAGGTGCTCGTCGCGATGGCACACGGCCTGACCAACGGGGAGATCGCCGAGCGGTTCGTGCTCTCCGAGACGACCGTCAAGACCCACGTGGGCCGGGTGCTGGCGAAGACGGGATCGCGCGACCGCGTGCAGGCGGTGCTGTTCGCCTTCCGCGCCGGTCTCGTGCATCCCGACGATCTGCTCGGCTCGGGGGAGTAG
- a CDS encoding ABC transporter ATP-binding protein, with translation MTSISSFVPACSAQGVARVYGRGDAEVRALDGVSVAFARGRFTAIMGPSGSGKSTLMHTLAGLDGVDSGRVILHGDGRRADVEISTAPDAVLTELRRDRIGFVFQAFNLLPVLTARDNILLPMRLAGSRPTPEWFDEVTGRLGLTDRLDHLPHEMSGGQQQRVAVARALLPQPDVIFADEPTGNLDSQSGGEVLSMLRSSVRETGQTVVMVTHDPVAASYSDRVVLLADGRLAGEIAQPTADSVIDAMRDLRTSRTVVPVR, from the coding sequence ATGACTTCGATCAGCTCTTTCGTACCGGCATGTTCGGCTCAGGGGGTCGCCCGCGTCTACGGGCGCGGCGACGCCGAGGTGCGTGCCCTCGACGGGGTGTCCGTCGCCTTCGCGCGGGGACGCTTCACCGCGATCATGGGACCGTCCGGATCCGGCAAGTCGACACTCATGCACACCCTCGCCGGTCTCGACGGTGTCGATTCCGGGCGCGTGATCCTCCACGGCGACGGCCGCCGCGCCGACGTCGAGATCAGCACCGCCCCCGATGCGGTGCTCACCGAACTGCGCCGCGACCGCATCGGATTCGTCTTCCAAGCGTTCAATCTGCTGCCCGTGCTCACCGCCCGCGACAACATCCTGCTGCCGATGCGGCTGGCCGGCTCGCGCCCGACGCCCGAGTGGTTCGACGAGGTGACCGGCCGGCTCGGTCTGACCGACCGGCTCGACCACCTTCCCCACGAGATGTCCGGCGGTCAGCAGCAACGCGTCGCCGTCGCGCGTGCGCTCCTGCCGCAGCCCGACGTGATCTTCGCCGACGAACCCACCGGAAACCTCGACTCGCAGTCCGGCGGGGAGGTGCTCTCGATGCTCCGGTCGAGCGTGCGGGAGACCGGTCAGACCGTGGTGATGGTGACGCACGATCCGGTCGCGGCCTCCTACTCCGATCGGGTGGTGCTGCTCGCCGACGGCCGGCTCGCCGGTGAGATCGCGCAACCCACAGCGGATTCGGTGATCGATGCGATGCGCGACCTGCGCACATCCCGAACGGTGGTGCCGGTCCGATGA
- a CDS encoding FtsX-like permease family protein: protein MRHLVLAQARAHRGRYVASVLAVFVAVAFVVTTLVLGDTVSASVSKSTAARYEGVAAVALPADSTVAPDEVLTLVATTPGVEAAALDVSGPVRLIGADGSSSNGTATSIAPEGALRWQQLGDGRWPSNPGEVAVGSSSGRAIGDEITVAGPTGSVPPTTVEVVGVVDLDGSPLALSPGSVFGDAAQVRSWSGDTTDWEVRAVGDADAVRAALAPVPGVDVVPGADRATAVADDYVGDVALLRNVLLCFAAISVVVAGLVIANTFSVLLAARTRELALMRCVGVTSTQVRRSVRGEAFVVGLVAAVLGVLGGSGLAAAVVSAARAVDAPIPLTSVSVTATTVIAGLIVGTGMTVVAANGAARAATRVRALAALQPLETRPEPVRDSWVRRICAALAIVGGTALLGLGVVVANVLVACPGGLLLFVGVVLASRRLVPAAVGAVGDVLARAGGPLAVLAAGNARRNPRRTASTATALFIGVTLTSTLVVGIGTLEAGAPDVIDEQFPVDMAVTAPERDGLAPEVTERLTAVDRVSSGAELAAVDLTIGGTEASVLGVDPAAMASTVRTDVRLPEAGTIVLERSLARSVGVDDGAVITVGGPVGTRELTVATTEPGMPDMIEWSDLTAVAGPVTADTVWLKLDRGMSDEDLVAVSDDLSRVAAAEVPGSEVVGAVQMRQMLEKILDTMLLIVGGLLSVAVVIALIGVGNTMALSVLERRRETAMLRSVGLSRAGVRSLLVREASIIAGVASLLGVVLGLLLGAAGTASVIGPGHIAPGSVPWWQLAAIVLVGGVAGVVASLVPAQRASRVSPVAAMAG, encoded by the coding sequence ATGAGGCATCTCGTCCTGGCCCAGGCCCGCGCCCATCGGGGGCGGTACGTCGCGTCCGTGCTGGCGGTCTTCGTCGCGGTCGCGTTCGTCGTCACCACCCTCGTGCTCGGCGACACGGTGAGTGCGTCGGTCTCGAAATCCACGGCGGCCCGGTATGAGGGGGTCGCGGCAGTCGCTCTTCCCGCCGACTCCACCGTCGCACCCGACGAGGTGCTCACGCTGGTCGCTACGACACCGGGCGTCGAGGCGGCGGCGCTCGACGTCAGCGGTCCCGTCCGGCTGATCGGAGCCGACGGGTCGTCCTCGAACGGCACCGCGACGAGCATCGCACCCGAGGGCGCCCTGCGGTGGCAGCAGCTCGGGGACGGACGCTGGCCGTCGAACCCGGGTGAGGTCGCCGTCGGCTCGTCGTCCGGCCGGGCGATCGGTGACGAGATCACCGTCGCCGGCCCGACGGGTTCCGTCCCCCCGACCACCGTGGAGGTCGTCGGTGTCGTCGATCTCGACGGATCACCGCTCGCCCTGAGCCCGGGATCGGTCTTCGGCGACGCCGCGCAGGTGCGGTCGTGGTCCGGGGACACGACGGACTGGGAGGTCCGTGCAGTCGGTGACGCCGACGCCGTGCGAGCGGCACTCGCGCCGGTGCCGGGCGTCGACGTCGTGCCGGGTGCCGATCGCGCCACGGCGGTCGCCGACGACTACGTCGGGGACGTCGCCCTGCTGCGCAACGTCCTGTTGTGCTTCGCGGCGATCTCGGTGGTCGTGGCCGGCCTGGTCATCGCCAACACCTTCTCCGTCCTGCTCGCCGCGCGCACCCGCGAACTGGCCCTGATGCGCTGCGTGGGCGTGACGTCCACCCAGGTCCGCCGCAGTGTCCGCGGCGAGGCGTTCGTCGTCGGCCTCGTCGCGGCCGTCCTCGGCGTGCTCGGCGGGTCCGGACTCGCCGCGGCCGTGGTGTCCGCGGCGCGGGCCGTGGACGCCCCGATCCCGCTCACGTCGGTCTCGGTGACGGCCACCACAGTGATCGCGGGTCTGATCGTGGGAACGGGCATGACGGTGGTCGCCGCGAACGGTGCCGCGCGGGCGGCGACCCGCGTGCGGGCGCTCGCGGCTCTGCAGCCCCTCGAGACCCGCCCCGAACCGGTGCGCGATTCGTGGGTGCGCCGCATCTGTGCCGCGCTGGCGATCGTCGGGGGCACGGCCCTGCTCGGTCTCGGGGTCGTCGTGGCGAACGTGCTCGTCGCGTGCCCGGGTGGACTGCTGCTGTTCGTCGGTGTGGTGCTCGCCTCCCGCCGTCTCGTGCCCGCCGCGGTCGGTGCGGTGGGGGACGTGCTCGCCCGTGCCGGTGGCCCGCTCGCGGTGCTCGCCGCCGGCAACGCCCGGCGCAATCCGCGCCGCACCGCGTCGACGGCCACCGCGCTGTTCATCGGCGTGACGTTGACCTCGACCCTCGTCGTGGGGATCGGCACGCTCGAGGCCGGGGCGCCGGACGTGATCGACGAGCAGTTCCCCGTCGACATGGCCGTGACCGCGCCCGAACGCGACGGGCTCGCACCGGAGGTGACCGAGCGGCTGACGGCGGTCGACCGGGTGAGCAGCGGCGCCGAACTCGCGGCGGTCGACCTTACGATCGGCGGCACGGAGGCGTCGGTCCTCGGCGTCGATCCCGCGGCGATGGCCTCGACCGTCCGGACCGACGTGCGCCTGCCCGAGGCCGGGACGATCGTGCTCGAACGCTCTCTGGCGAGGTCGGTGGGCGTGGACGACGGAGCCGTCATCACCGTCGGCGGCCCGGTGGGCACCCGCGAGCTGACCGTCGCCACGACCGAGCCGGGGATGCCCGACATGATCGAGTGGAGCGACCTGACCGCCGTCGCCGGCCCCGTCACGGCGGACACCGTGTGGCTGAAACTCGATCGGGGAATGTCGGACGAGGACCTCGTCGCCGTTTCCGACGACCTGTCTCGGGTCGCCGCGGCCGAGGTTCCGGGCAGCGAGGTGGTCGGTGCGGTGCAGATGCGGCAGATGCTCGAGAAGATCCTCGACACGATGCTGCTGATCGTCGGCGGGCTGCTGTCCGTGGCCGTGGTGATCGCCCTGATCGGCGTGGGCAACACGATGGCGTTGTCCGTGCTCGAGCGGCGACGGGAGACCGCGATGCTGCGCTCGGTGGGTCTCTCGCGGGCCGGTGTGCGGAGTCTGCTCGTGCGGGAGGCGTCGATCATAGCCGGCGTGGCGTCGCTGCTCGGCGTGGTGCTCGGCCTGCTGCTCGGGGCGGCCGGCACGGCCTCGGTAATCGGCCCGGGCCACATCGCACCAGGTTCGGTGCCGTGGTGGCAGCTCGCGGCGATCGTCCTGGTGGGCGGTGTGGCGGGCGTCGTCGCCTCGCTCGTCCCCGCCCAGCGCGCGAGCCGGGTGTCGCCGGTCGCGGCGATGGCGGGGTGA
- a CDS encoding TIGR03089 family protein, protein MTTLTDALLDPILAEDPAGPRITWYDDATGARIELSALTLANWAAKTANMIRDQFGVLPGGRVAVLLPAHWQSAAVLLGVWWAGAEVVLDADPDADLALVTPDRLDEVDTVAEVAALSLDAFGAPVRDLPPGITDYATDVRMHGDQFRSSGAGDAVLAGRSQSDVLAAATESASAAGIGSGDRVLSSRSWSQPDALVAGLLAVLAARASLVQVSNPDPEATERRVASEKITVRLDG, encoded by the coding sequence GTGACCACCCTGACCGACGCACTGCTCGACCCGATCCTCGCCGAAGATCCGGCGGGTCCGCGGATCACCTGGTACGACGACGCGACCGGCGCGCGGATCGAACTGTCGGCGCTCACCCTCGCCAACTGGGCTGCCAAGACGGCCAATATGATTCGCGACCAGTTCGGAGTCCTTCCGGGAGGTCGGGTGGCGGTGCTGCTTCCCGCCCACTGGCAGAGCGCCGCGGTCCTGCTGGGCGTGTGGTGGGCAGGGGCCGAGGTCGTCCTCGACGCCGACCCGGATGCCGATCTCGCTCTCGTCACCCCCGACCGGTTGGACGAGGTCGACACGGTTGCCGAGGTCGCGGCGTTGTCGCTCGACGCCTTCGGTGCCCCCGTGCGCGACCTGCCGCCAGGGATCACGGACTATGCGACGGACGTGCGGATGCACGGCGACCAGTTCCGATCCTCCGGTGCGGGCGACGCGGTGCTCGCCGGACGTTCGCAGTCGGACGTGCTCGCTGCCGCCACGGAGTCGGCGTCGGCGGCGGGTATCGGCAGCGGCGACCGCGTGTTGTCGTCCCGGTCCTGGTCGCAGCCCGACGCTCTCGTCGCCGGACTGCTCGCGGTGCTCGCGGCCCGGGCGTCGCTGGTACAGGTGAGCAATCCCGACCCGGAGGCCACCGAACGCCGCGTCGCGAGCGAGAAGATCACGGTTCGTCTGGACGGGTGA